From Mycobacterium lacus, one genomic window encodes:
- a CDS encoding DUF3073 domain-containing protein — protein sequence MGRGRAKAKQTKVARELKYSSPQTDFQRLQRELSGMGTDEPDERDGDSQLAGGSWDDEDNWRR from the coding sequence ATGGGCCGCGGCCGGGCTAAGGCAAAGCAGACCAAGGTTGCACGAGAACTGAAATACAGCTCCCCGCAGACAGACTTCCAGCGGCTCCAGCGCGAGCTGTCAGGGATGGGTACCGATGAACCTGACGAGCGCGACGGCGACAGCCAGTTGGCCGGCGGGTCATGGGACGACGAAGACAACTGGCGCCGTTAA
- the ygfZ gene encoding CAF17-like 4Fe-4S cluster assembly/insertion protein YgfZ, whose product MSAVPAPDPGPDAGAIWHYGDPLGEQRAAETDAVLVDRSHRAVLTLTGADRRTWLHSISTQHVSELPEGASTQNLSLDGQGRVEDHWIQTELGGTTYLDTEPWRGEPLLGYLRKMVFWSDVAPNTADMAVSSLIGPKLADPAVLAALGLDALPTQEAAVPLPGGGFVRRMPGAPADQIELDLLVPRGESASWQHRVTQAGVRPAGVWAYEAHRVAHRVAALRPRLGVDTDERTIPHEVGWIGGPGVGAVHLNKGCYRGQETVARVHNLGRPPRMLVLLHLDGSAERPSTGDPVLAGGRAVGRLGTVVEHVDLGPVALALLKRGLPADTDLATGPDAGVAAVIDVDSLPPADEVGAGRLAVERLRGGPR is encoded by the coding sequence GTGTCTGCGGTGCCCGCTCCAGATCCCGGACCCGACGCCGGCGCGATCTGGCATTACGGCGATCCGCTGGGCGAGCAACGGGCCGCCGAAACCGATGCCGTGCTGGTGGACCGCTCGCACCGTGCGGTGCTCACCCTGACCGGGGCCGACCGGCGGACCTGGTTGCACAGCATCTCGACCCAACACGTCAGCGAATTGCCCGAGGGCGCCAGCACCCAGAATCTGAGCCTCGACGGACAGGGCCGGGTTGAGGACCACTGGATCCAGACCGAGCTGGGCGGAACCACCTATCTCGACACGGAACCGTGGCGGGGTGAACCGCTGCTGGGCTACCTGCGCAAGATGGTGTTCTGGTCCGACGTCGCCCCGAACACCGCCGATATGGCGGTGTCATCGCTAATCGGGCCGAAGCTGGCGGATCCGGCCGTGCTCGCAGCCCTGGGTCTGGACGCCCTACCCACCCAAGAGGCGGCGGTGCCACTACCCGGTGGAGGCTTCGTGCGGCGGATGCCCGGGGCTCCCGCCGACCAGATCGAGCTGGACCTGCTGGTCCCGCGCGGCGAGTCCGCTAGCTGGCAGCACCGCGTGACCCAGGCGGGTGTGCGGCCGGCAGGCGTGTGGGCCTATGAGGCCCACCGAGTAGCTCACCGAGTGGCGGCCTTGCGCCCGCGGCTCGGTGTCGACACCGACGAGCGCACCATTCCCCACGAAGTGGGCTGGATCGGCGGTCCTGGCGTCGGGGCCGTTCACCTCAACAAGGGCTGCTACCGCGGCCAAGAGACCGTTGCGCGGGTGCACAACCTGGGTAGGCCGCCCCGGATGCTGGTGTTGTTGCACCTCGACGGCTCCGCGGAGCGGCCTTCCACCGGTGATCCGGTGCTGGCCGGCGGTCGCGCCGTCGGACGCCTCGGAACGGTGGTCGAGCACGTGGACCTGGGGCCCGTGGCGCTGGCCCTGCTCAAGCGCGGGCTGCCGGCCGATACCGACCTGGCGACCGGACCTGACGCCGGGGTGGCCGCGGTGATCGACGTCGACTCGCTGCCCCCCGCCGACGAGGTGGGCGCCGGACGACTGGCGGTCGAACGGCTACGAGGCGGTCCCCGATGA
- a CDS encoding aminodeoxychorismate lyase: MVVTLDGEILEPETPLLHADDLAVVRGDGIFETLLVRDGRACLVEAHLQRLTQSARLMDLPEPDLPGWRRAIDLATQRWVQTTDDEGAMRLISSRGPESGAAPTAYVMVNPVPDRVAAVRRDGLSAITLNRGLPAAGADAMPWLLAGAKTLSYAVNMAALRHAARQGAGDVIFLSSDGYILEGPRSTVVIAADGDEATGGNPCLLTPPPWFPILRGTTQQALFEVARSKGFDCDYRALQIADLFDARGVWLLSSMTLAARVHTLDGRRLARGPVAAAFAELVDAAIVSDR, translated from the coding sequence GTGGTCGTCACGCTCGACGGCGAGATCCTCGAACCGGAGACGCCGCTGCTGCACGCCGATGACCTGGCGGTGGTCCGGGGCGACGGCATTTTCGAGACGCTGCTGGTACGGGATGGCAGGGCGTGTCTGGTCGAGGCCCACCTGCAGCGGCTGACCCAGTCGGCCAGGTTGATGGATCTGCCCGAGCCTGACCTGCCTGGCTGGCGGCGCGCGATCGACCTGGCGACGCAGCGGTGGGTTCAGACCACCGACGACGAGGGCGCGATGCGGTTGATCTCCAGCCGCGGCCCAGAAAGTGGCGCGGCGCCGACGGCCTACGTCATGGTCAACCCCGTCCCGGACCGGGTGGCCGCAGTCCGCCGCGATGGCCTGTCGGCAATCACCCTGAACCGTGGGTTGCCCGCTGCCGGTGCCGACGCAATGCCCTGGCTGCTGGCCGGCGCGAAGACGCTGTCCTACGCGGTGAACATGGCCGCGCTGCGTCACGCCGCCCGGCAGGGCGCCGGCGACGTCATCTTCCTCAGCTCTGATGGCTACATCCTGGAAGGTCCGCGATCAACGGTGGTGATCGCCGCCGACGGCGACGAAGCAACGGGCGGAAACCCGTGCTTGCTGACGCCGCCGCCTTGGTTTCCGATCCTGCGTGGCACGACACAACAGGCGCTGTTTGAGGTTGCCCGGTCGAAGGGTTTCGACTGCGACTACCGCGCCCTGCAGATCGCCGACCTGTTTGACGCCCGAGGGGTCTGGCTCCTATCGAGCATGACCCTGGCCGCGCGCGTGCACACCCTTGACGGGCGCCGGTTAGCCCGCGGCCCGGTCGCCGCCGCCTTCGCCGAGTTGGTCGACGCCGCTATCGTGAGCGATCGCTGA